The genomic segment TCAGCAGATCGTTATACTGGAAGCCCCAGAAGGTCGCGGCATTGCTGCCGAAAGCCTTGCCCTGAAAGCGCGGATTGCCGCTGCGCCGGGGTTCCAGGCTGAGGATGCGCACTTCGACGATGTCGCCCGGCTCCGCACCCTGAATGGCGATAGGCCCGGTGCAGATATGCACGCCGAAGCCTTCGCCCGCGCCGCGACCCACTTCGCTTGCGTCCATCGGCCCGGCGCCGCGCCGTTCCACGGCCTTGCCATGTTCGTCCCAGTGGAACACGCTTTCGGCGCCTTCATCGCCTTCCACCATGCGTTCCGGATCGTCATTGGCGTGATGGGTCAGCGTTTCCACCGTCACGAAATCGCCGGAGCGGACAGTGAGGACAGGCTTCAGCAGCGAGCTGAAATAGCCCCAATGGACCGTGTTCGGGCTGACGGGCAGGTGGTGGTGGCGCACCGTGCCATCGTCGCCGATAGGCAGCAGGCTGGTGGGGATGCCGACCGTTTCCGAAATTTCGGGGAATGCTTCGGCCTGCGCGGCCTCATCCTGCGCACTGCGCCGCGCGGGGCGGCCACGACGCAGGGTATCGTTCGCATCCCCTTCATCGGGCATGCCGGACTTGCGGTATTCGCGCGGCGAGATCCCGTATTGTTCGCGGAAGGCGCGGCTGAACGATGCGGAATCGTTGAAGCCCCACTGGAACAGGATGTCGGAGATGGATTTCTGCGTGTGCAGCGGGCTGCGCAGGTCCAGTCGGCAGCGTTCAAGCCGCCGCACTTTCACGTAATGGCCGAAACTGTCATCGATCGATTCGAACAGCTTCTGCAGGTAGCGCGGCGAAATGCCATGTTCGCTCGCCACCTGCTGATAATTCAGGTTCGGATCGGACAGGCGCATTTCGATGGTCTGGAAAATGCGTTCGAGCAGCGCCGCGCGCATGCCGGCAGCGCCGCCAAGGGCGCGGGGCGGGGCGTCGGAGAGGAGAGCCGCCAGCAGGAATTCGGGCAGGGCCAGCTCAACCGGGCGCAGGCCTTCATCCGGCGTGTCGCTGGTCGTCATATCAGCGACGGAACGCAACATGCTGGAAAGAACCCTGCCAGGGCCACCATCGGAAGAGAGGGTGCGCGGCTTGTCCGGCAAGGGCGCCTTCAATCGCTGATCCAGCGATTTGGACGGAATTTTCAGCAGCAACATCCGATGATCGCTGGTGAATTGCAGCGAGACCGGTGTCTCGCCGCGCCCGCAGATCATGTCGCCATCGTTGAAGGTGATTGTTTCCGTGCCGCTGCGCGCAAGGCAAAGCCCGTCAAGCAGCACTGCCAGCCAGAGGCTGCCCGGCTCTTCGCGGAAGTCGATCGTATATTCCTGAGCCGTCCCCACAAGGCGGACGAACTGGATGCCGACATCGCTGCTGAACTGGATGATTTCGCCGTAAAGGCTGGCCTCATCTGCGGCTTCAAGGGCAAGCGACGCGCGTTTTAGCGCAAAGCGCCATGCGTCGTAACGCTGTTCCTTGGGATAGGCATTAGTCGTGAAACGCAACGGGGCTCTCTATCAAACTTGGACCGGCCCCTCTCCCGGCGTGTCTTCTATGCACGCATAAGTGATATTTCGGAGGCCGCACGTCAACTGGCCATTCTGACCTTGTATCAGAATGGGGTCTTGTTGTGTCTTGGCGACACGCACCTGCCCCGTCCGGAAGGCGCGTGTCGCAATCTTTCTCCCGGCCCTCAGCAGGCGGGGGCAAGCACCGTTTCTGCTTCTTCGGCCTCAACCGGCTGAGTGGGGCGCTTGAACAGCAGCAGCGCCATGAAGAAGGCGGTGCCG from the Erythrobacter sp. SG61-1L genome contains:
- a CDS encoding acetamidase/formamidase family protein gives rise to the protein MRFTTNAYPKEQRYDAWRFALKRASLALEAADEASLYGEIIQFSSDVGIQFVRLVGTAQEYTIDFREEPGSLWLAVLLDGLCLARSGTETITFNDGDMICGRGETPVSLQFTSDHRMLLLKIPSKSLDQRLKAPLPDKPRTLSSDGGPGRVLSSMLRSVADMTTSDTPDEGLRPVELALPEFLLAALLSDAPPRALGGAAGMRAALLERIFQTIEMRLSDPNLNYQQVASEHGISPRYLQKLFESIDDSFGHYVKVRRLERCRLDLRSPLHTQKSISDILFQWGFNDSASFSRAFREQYGISPREYRKSGMPDEGDANDTLRRGRPARRSAQDEAAQAEAFPEISETVGIPTSLLPIGDDGTVRHHHLPVSPNTVHWGYFSSLLKPVLTVRSGDFVTVETLTHHANDDPERMVEGDEGAESVFHWDEHGKAVERRGAGPMDASEVGRGAGEGFGVHICTGPIAIQGAEPGDIVEVRILSLEPRRSGNPRFQGKAFGSNAATFWGFQYNDLLTQPNPREVVTIYEVESGKERVPTAHAVYSFRWTPQTDPSGIVHERYNYPGVPVDPDTIERNYDILRDVEIPVRPHFGVIAVAPAHTGPVDSIPPSSFGGNMDNWRTGPGSSVFLPIQVSGGLLSLGDPHASQGDSELCGTAIECSMTALIQVIRHPKGELSGMMRDLDYPMIETESEWVIMGFSHPDYLKELGEDAQSEVYKRASIDSAMRDAFRKTRRFLMTTKNLSEDEAISLISVAVDFGISQVANGNWGVHAIIRKGLFTA